Proteins from a single region of Carassius gibelio isolate Cgi1373 ecotype wild population from Czech Republic chromosome B15, carGib1.2-hapl.c, whole genome shotgun sequence:
- the LOC127972262 gene encoding BTB/POZ domain-containing adapter for CUL3-mediated RhoA degradation protein 2 — MSGESCLHQLQPQTGPIVSISSVACPKTDTCTYRGVTGNKYVQLNVGGNPYYTTLRVLTRQDTLLRSMFSGKMEVLTDKEGWILIDRCGKHFGSILSYLRDGFVTLPKSRQGTMELLAEAKYYKIQGLIDLCQRALQDNEEKALCVIPVITSPKEEERLIQGCVRPAVKLLYNRGNNKYSYTSNSDDNLLKNIELFEKLSLSYSSRVLFIKDVIGDEICCWSFYGQSRKLAEVCCTSIVYATEKKQTKVEFPEARIYEETLNALLYETLPVPDNSLLEATRRRNNCCTHSEEEEAVELRERVRRIHIKRYSTYDDRPLGH, encoded by the exons ATGTCAGGAGAGAGCTGCCTGCACCAGCTTCAACCGCAAACCGGGCCCATTGTGTCAATCTCTTCAGTGGCCTGCCCCAAGACTGACACCTGCACTTACCGCGGTGTCACCGGCAACAAGTACGTGCAGCTCAATGTGGGCGGAAATCCTTATTATACCACGCTGCGAGTGCTCACCCGACAGGACACCCTCCTGAGATCCATGTTCAGCGGCAAGATGGAGGTGCTCACTGATAAGGAAG gttggATCCTAATAGATCGCTGTGGGAAACACTTTGGTTCGATTCTCAGCTATCTCCGTGATGGATTTGTGACCTTGCCCAAGAGCAGACAGGGTACCATGGAGCTCCTAGCAGAAGCCAAGTATTACAAGATCCAGGGATTGATAGACTTGTGCCAGAGAGCCCTGCAG GACAATGAAGAAAAGGCTTTATGTGTTATCCCAGTCATAACATCTCCTAAAGAGGAAGAGAGGCTGATACAGGGCTGCGTAAGG CCTGCTGTAAAACTGCTTTACAACCGAGGGAACAACAAATATTCTTATACAAG CAACTCGGATGACAACCTACTCAAGAATATCGAGCTGTTTGAGAAGCTGTCTCTGAGCTACAGCAGCCGTGTGCTCTTCATTAAAGATGTCATCGGAGACGAGATCTGCTGCTGGTCCTTTTACGGACAGAGCCGTAAGCTAGCAGAAGTCTGTTGCACGTCCATCGTTTATGCTactgagaagaagcagacaaaG GTTGAGTTTCCAGAAGCACGGATCTACGAGGAGACGCTAAATGCCCTGCTTTATGAGACTCTCCCAGTCCCAGATAACTCCCTGCTGGAGGCCACCCGCAGACGGAACAATTGTTGCACACACAGTGAAGAGGAGGAGGCCGTGGAGCTGAGGGAGCGCGTGCGGCGCATCCACATTAAGAGATACAGCACTTATGACGACAGACCACTTGGACATTAG